A single Xylella taiwanensis DNA region contains:
- the recQ gene encoding DNA helicase RecQ, translating to MSSATHAVLQRVFGYDTFRGPQQAIIEHVAAGYDALVLMPTGGGKSLCYQVPSLLRNGIGLVISPLIALMQDQVETLRQLGIRAEYLNSTLDATEAKRIEHALLTGELDLLYIAPERLLTGHFLSLLERSHIALFAIDEAHCVSQWGHDFRPEYRQLTVLHERWPHVPRIALTATAAPPTQREIAERLDLSHAHHFISSFDRPNIRYTVVQKNNMRRQLQEFLDRHRNAAGIVYTMSRRKAEEIAAYLRTQGYNALPYHAGLPAEMRAKHQRCFLHEDGIVMCATIAFGMGINKPDVRFVAHIDLPKSMEGYYQETGRAGRDGEAAEAWMCYGLGDVVLLKQMIEQGEASEARKCVERAKLDHLLGYCESMQCRRQMLLASFGETYPQPCGNCDNCLTPDIAWDASVLSQKALSCVYRTGQRFGAGHLIDILRGSKSEKVLQLGHDQLSTYGIGRNVNERSWRSVFRQLIAASLLEVDNEGHGGLRLTETSRAVLKGERQVMMRRDQAIRERDRAGQRSGLSVLPEDLALFNALHGLRAQLAKEQNVPAFVIFHDSTLRHIAEQRPTSLNALAQVSGIGSSKLARYGHQLIELVLAQG from the coding sequence ATGTCTTCCGCCACTCATGCAGTTCTACAGCGCGTCTTCGGCTACGACACCTTCCGCGGCCCTCAGCAGGCCATCATCGAACACGTCGCTGCCGGCTACGACGCCTTGGTACTGATGCCCACTGGGGGCGGCAAGTCACTGTGCTACCAAGTGCCTTCGCTGCTGCGCAACGGCATCGGCTTGGTCATCTCACCACTGATTGCACTGATGCAAGACCAAGTCGAGACCCTGCGTCAGCTTGGCATACGCGCCGAATATCTCAACTCGACCCTGGATGCCACGGAAGCCAAGCGGATCGAGCACGCCCTGCTCACCGGGGAGCTGGACCTGCTGTATATCGCTCCGGAACGGTTACTCACTGGACATTTTTTATCGCTGCTAGAACGTAGCCACATCGCCCTGTTCGCAATCGACGAGGCCCATTGCGTCTCACAGTGGGGCCACGATTTCCGTCCCGAATACCGTCAACTCACCGTGCTTCACGAGCGCTGGCCACACGTACCGCGGATTGCACTGACGGCCACCGCCGCCCCACCCACCCAACGCGAGATTGCTGAACGCCTCGACCTGAGTCACGCGCATCACTTCATCAGTTCATTCGACCGCCCCAACATCCGCTACACGGTCGTGCAGAAAAACAATATGCGCCGCCAACTGCAGGAATTCCTGGACCGCCATCGCAACGCAGCCGGCATTGTCTACACCATGTCACGACGCAAGGCCGAAGAGATCGCCGCATACCTGCGTACCCAAGGCTACAACGCGCTGCCTTATCATGCCGGCTTGCCAGCCGAAATGCGTGCCAAGCACCAACGCTGCTTTCTGCATGAAGACGGTATTGTGATGTGTGCCACCATTGCCTTCGGCATGGGCATCAACAAACCTGATGTACGCTTTGTCGCTCACATCGACCTTCCCAAGTCAATGGAGGGTTACTACCAAGAAACCGGCCGTGCCGGCCGCGATGGCGAAGCCGCAGAAGCATGGATGTGCTACGGCCTGGGAGACGTCGTACTGCTCAAACAAATGATCGAGCAAGGCGAAGCCAGCGAAGCACGCAAGTGTGTGGAACGCGCCAAGCTTGATCACCTACTGGGCTACTGCGAGTCAATGCAGTGCCGCCGCCAAATGCTACTGGCTAGCTTCGGCGAAACCTATCCACAGCCTTGTGGCAACTGCGACAACTGTCTGACCCCAGACATCGCCTGGGATGCCAGCGTTCTCTCGCAAAAGGCGTTGAGTTGCGTCTACCGGACTGGGCAGCGCTTCGGCGCCGGACACTTGATCGACATCCTGCGTGGGAGTAAGAGCGAAAAAGTCTTGCAACTCGGCCATGACCAACTCAGCACCTACGGCATCGGCCGCAACGTGAATGAACGCAGTTGGCGCAGTGTATTTCGCCAGCTCATCGCCGCAAGCCTGCTGGAGGTTGATAACGAAGGCCATGGCGGCTTGCGTCTGACCGAGACAAGCCGTGCAGTCCTCAAAGGCGAACGCCAAGTGATGATGCGTCGCGATCAGGCCATACGGGAACGCGACCGCGCCGGGCAACGCAGCGGACTGTCAGTCCTCCCGGAAGATCTGGCACTGTTCAATGCCCTGCATGGCTTACGTGCACAGCTGGCCAAAGAACAAAACGTGCCAGCATTCGTCATCTTCCATGACAGCACCTTGCGTCATATTGCTGAACAACGCCCTACCAGCCTCAATGCACTGGCCCAAGTCAGCGGTATCGGCAGCAGCAAACTGGCACGCTATGGCCATCAGTTAATCGAACTCGTGCTTGCGCAGGGTTGA
- a CDS encoding LLM class flavin-dependent oxidoreductase, whose translation MIKSWIFEQLNISDDADPVHFDALACSKEYAWRSELWAQAEALGFHGIFFSEHHFSGLRACPAPSLFAAWVAARSQHLRIGVLGWVLPLWQPWRFLEQVGVLDQLSQGRVEIGVARGSSVQEAAAVGIAEVDIVPMYCEALDILEQAWLNPCLSYRGRYWSFEQLGMVPRPLQHPSPPIWATVRSTEAAAEAAKRGHRLCTGFLDTDAVVRLFDVYREMTGHRYTAERLAIRRCIFVAKTEGRAREHARAAQAQMPSILDDDIVVGTPAQVTEQILLQLGRTGAANIVGFFAGHRHDPDAVRTSCRLFGEYVIPALQAASV comes from the coding sequence ATGATTAAATCCTGGATATTCGAGCAGCTCAATATCTCAGATGATGCAGATCCGGTGCACTTTGATGCATTAGCGTGCTCTAAAGAATATGCCTGGCGCAGCGAATTATGGGCGCAGGCCGAGGCGCTGGGGTTTCATGGCATCTTTTTCAGCGAGCACCATTTCAGTGGTTTACGTGCTTGTCCCGCGCCAAGCTTGTTTGCGGCGTGGGTGGCGGCGCGTAGCCAGCATCTGCGTATCGGCGTGCTCGGCTGGGTCTTGCCGCTATGGCAACCGTGGCGTTTTCTTGAACAGGTGGGTGTCCTTGATCAGCTCAGTCAAGGGCGCGTTGAGATAGGGGTCGCTCGTGGTTCGTCTGTGCAGGAGGCGGCTGCGGTTGGTATTGCTGAGGTCGACATCGTGCCGATGTACTGTGAGGCACTGGACATCCTCGAGCAGGCTTGGCTGAACCCCTGTTTGTCGTACCGTGGCCGCTACTGGTCATTCGAGCAGCTTGGTATGGTGCCACGGCCATTGCAACATCCTTCCCCGCCGATTTGGGCGACTGTGCGTAGTACTGAAGCGGCGGCAGAAGCCGCAAAGCGTGGACACCGCTTGTGTACCGGTTTTTTGGACACGGATGCCGTGGTGCGTTTGTTCGATGTTTATCGTGAGATGACAGGGCACAGGTACACCGCAGAACGATTGGCGATTCGCCGTTGCATCTTTGTTGCCAAGACTGAAGGACGCGCACGCGAACATGCCAGGGCTGCCCAGGCACAGATGCCATCAATTCTGGACGATGACATCGTCGTTGGTACACCGGCGCAGGTGACTGAGCAGATTCTGTTGCAACTTGGACGCACTGGTGCTGCAAATATCGTCGGTTTCTTCGCTGGTCATCGCCACGATCCTGACGCGGTGCGCACCTCTTGCCGTTTATTTGGCGAATATGTCATTCCTGCATTGCAGGCCGCATCTGTCTGA
- the radA gene encoding DNA repair protein RadA encodes MAKSTTSKARIAYVCTECGAEYSKWQGQCTECGTWNRLSQITLGNTGSVKHPAMQHSNWTGKIDPPKITALQDIQHSEQVRVSTGIGEFDRVLGGGLVEGAVVLIGGDPGIGKSTLLLQALARMAGTLPTLYVTGEESLAQVAGRAVRLDLPLEGLNALAETGIESILQHASTARPRLIVADSVQTLWTETLTAAPGSVSQVRESAAQLVRYAKETGTTVFLVGHVTKEGGIAGPRVLEHMVDAVLYFEGESGSRFRLLRAFKNRFGAVNELGVFAMGEKGLKEVSNPSAMFLSGRNSHQPGSCVMVTREGTRPLMVEVQALVDPSPLSNPRRVTVGLEQNRLAMLLAVLHRHGNVVIGDQDVFINIVGGIRVQETAADLPVLLAVRSSLCNRALPEKTIAFGEVGLSGEIRPVPNGEERLREAATHGFKRAIVPKANAPKASAMKDMEVIAVERLDQALEATD; translated from the coding sequence ATGGCCAAAAGCACCACAAGCAAAGCCAGGATCGCCTACGTCTGCACCGAATGCGGCGCCGAATACAGCAAATGGCAGGGACAGTGCACCGAATGCGGCACGTGGAATCGCTTAAGCCAAATCACCTTGGGAAACACAGGATCAGTCAAGCATCCAGCCATGCAGCACAGCAACTGGACCGGCAAGATCGACCCACCCAAGATCACGGCATTGCAGGACATTCAGCACAGCGAGCAAGTACGGGTGTCTACCGGCATCGGTGAGTTCGATCGTGTCCTCGGCGGCGGCCTGGTTGAAGGCGCAGTGGTGTTGATTGGCGGCGATCCTGGCATCGGCAAGTCGACGCTCCTGCTGCAAGCATTAGCACGGATGGCCGGCACACTGCCGACACTGTATGTGACCGGCGAGGAATCGCTGGCGCAAGTCGCCGGTCGTGCGGTACGCCTGGATCTACCCTTAGAAGGTTTAAACGCGCTCGCCGAGACCGGGATCGAATCGATCCTACAGCACGCCAGCACAGCACGACCACGACTGATCGTCGCCGATTCAGTGCAAACCCTGTGGACCGAAACACTGACCGCCGCACCCGGTTCGGTCAGCCAAGTACGCGAAAGCGCCGCGCAGTTGGTGCGCTACGCCAAAGAAACCGGCACGACCGTGTTCCTGGTCGGCCATGTCACCAAAGAGGGCGGGATCGCCGGCCCTCGCGTGCTCGAACACATGGTCGACGCGGTGCTGTATTTCGAGGGTGAAAGCGGTAGCCGCTTCCGCCTACTGCGGGCGTTCAAAAACCGCTTCGGAGCAGTCAACGAACTAGGCGTGTTTGCGATGGGCGAGAAAGGCTTGAAAGAAGTCTCCAATCCATCAGCCATGTTCTTATCCGGCAGAAACAGCCACCAACCAGGTAGCTGTGTGATGGTGACACGTGAGGGCACCCGCCCCTTGATGGTCGAGGTACAAGCCCTGGTCGATCCCTCCCCCCTGTCCAATCCACGCCGGGTCACCGTGGGGCTAGAACAAAACCGGCTGGCGATGCTGTTGGCCGTGTTGCACCGTCACGGCAACGTCGTCATCGGCGACCAAGACGTATTCATCAACATCGTCGGCGGAATCCGCGTACAAGAGACAGCCGCAGATCTCCCGGTACTGCTGGCGGTACGGTCTTCGTTATGCAACCGGGCGCTGCCCGAAAAGACCATCGCCTTTGGTGAAGTGGGCTTGTCCGGTGAAATCCGCCCGGTGCCTAACGGCGAAGAACGCCTCAGGGAAGCAGCGACGCACGGCTTCAAACGCGCGATCGTGCCGAAAGCCAATGCCCCCAAAGCAAGTGCCATGAAGGACATGGAGGTCATCGCCGTAGAACGACTGGATCAGGCGCTGGAAGCAACTGATTGA
- the trpA gene encoding tryptophan synthase subunit alpha, whose amino-acid sequence MHRIDETFRRLRTQSRKALIPFITAGDPSLEAAVPVMHALVRAGADVIELGVPFSDPMADGPVIQHSSERALQRGVGLTYVLQTVHVFRQNDAVTPVVLMGYLNPLEIYGIVRFAQRAVASGVDGVLLVDLPPEEADEIRTIFSAAGLALIVLASPTTPAPRLAMLSEVARGYLYYVSFAGVTGADRLDAHSASERLRQLRAQTQIPVVAGFGIKDAASAATMAVDADGVVVGSALVTVLSDAPDVCIACERAETFLAPLRQALDVVK is encoded by the coding sequence ATGCATCGTATAGACGAAACCTTCCGCCGCTTAAGGACGCAATCACGCAAGGCGTTGATTCCTTTCATCACAGCGGGTGATCCATCCTTGGAGGCGGCTGTTCCGGTCATGCATGCGCTGGTGCGCGCTGGGGCCGATGTGATCGAGTTGGGCGTGCCGTTTTCGGATCCGATGGCCGATGGTCCCGTGATTCAGCACAGTTCCGAACGTGCGTTGCAGCGTGGTGTTGGGTTGACCTACGTGTTGCAGACAGTCCACGTGTTCCGTCAGAACGATGCAGTGACGCCGGTGGTCTTGATGGGCTACCTCAATCCGTTGGAAATCTATGGCATCGTGCGTTTCGCACAGCGTGCGGTGGCTTCTGGGGTCGATGGGGTGCTGCTCGTGGATCTTCCTCCGGAAGAGGCGGACGAAATCCGGACAATCTTCTCGGCGGCTGGTTTGGCACTGATCGTGTTGGCGTCTCCGACGACCCCTGCACCCCGTTTAGCCATGCTGAGCGAGGTGGCTCGGGGGTACTTGTACTACGTGAGCTTTGCTGGCGTGACCGGTGCTGACCGGCTCGATGCCCACTCAGCCAGTGAGCGTCTGCGTCAATTGCGTGCCCAGACTCAAATTCCTGTGGTCGCCGGCTTTGGCATCAAGGACGCGGCCAGTGCTGCAACGATGGCGGTGGATGCTGACGGAGTGGTGGTTGGCAGTGCATTGGTGACGGTCTTGAGTGATGCTCCGGACGTGTGCATCGCATGCGAGCGTGCCGAAACGTTTTTGGCACCGTTGCGTCAGGCGTTGGATGTGGTGAAGTAG
- the trpB gene encoding tryptophan synthase subunit beta, whose translation MSDVTVDYHAFPDACGHFGRYGGRFVAETLIGPLQELAKAYDAARHDPNFIAAYDKDLKDYVGRPSPIYHAERLSRKVGGAQILLKREDLNHTGAHKINNTIGQALLAARMGKTRIIAETGAGQHGVASATVAARLGLECVVYMGATDIERQKINVYRMQLLGATVVPVTSGSATLKDALNEAMRDWVSNVEHTFYIIGTVAGPDPYPRMVRDFNAIVGREARAQMIEDYGRLPDAITACVGGGSNAIGLFHAFLNDASVSIYGAEAAGDGIATGRHAASIVAGRPGVLHGNRTYVICDDDGQIIETHSVSAGLDYPGVGPEHAFLADSGRAQYVGITDDEALTAFHLLAHTEGILAALESSHAVAQAITLARDLPKDALVLCNLSGRGDKDVHTIAAREGVRV comes from the coding sequence ATGTCTGACGTTACTGTTGACTATCATGCTTTCCCTGACGCTTGCGGCCATTTTGGGCGTTACGGCGGCCGTTTTGTTGCTGAAACCTTGATCGGACCGTTGCAGGAACTTGCCAAGGCCTACGATGCTGCGCGTCATGACCCAAATTTCATCGCTGCCTATGACAAGGATCTCAAGGATTACGTGGGCCGACCCAGTCCGATCTACCATGCCGAACGGCTGAGTCGTAAGGTGGGTGGTGCGCAGATTCTGCTGAAGCGTGAGGATCTGAATCACACCGGCGCGCACAAAATCAACAACACCATTGGCCAGGCGTTGCTGGCAGCACGCATGGGCAAGACCCGCATCATTGCCGAGACGGGTGCCGGTCAGCATGGCGTCGCCAGTGCCACTGTCGCGGCGCGTTTAGGCTTGGAGTGCGTGGTGTATATGGGGGCCACGGATATCGAGCGGCAGAAGATCAACGTGTATCGGATGCAATTGCTGGGTGCGACGGTGGTACCGGTGACCTCCGGCTCGGCCACGCTTAAGGATGCACTCAACGAAGCGATGCGTGACTGGGTCAGTAATGTGGAGCACACGTTTTATATCATTGGTACCGTTGCTGGCCCGGATCCGTATCCGCGTATGGTGCGTGACTTCAACGCCATCGTTGGCCGCGAAGCACGTGCGCAAATGATCGAAGATTATGGCCGCTTACCGGATGCAATCACCGCTTGCGTTGGCGGTGGCAGTAATGCGATTGGCTTGTTCCATGCTTTCCTCAACGACGCTTCGGTGAGTATCTACGGCGCTGAGGCGGCTGGAGACGGTATCGCGACGGGTCGCCACGCGGCCTCGATCGTTGCTGGTCGTCCGGGCGTGTTGCATGGTAATCGCACCTATGTCATCTGCGACGATGATGGTCAAATCATCGAAACGCATTCGGTGTCGGCCGGCTTGGATTATCCGGGTGTCGGTCCTGAGCATGCCTTCCTGGCTGACAGCGGCCGTGCGCAGTATGTCGGCATTACCGACGATGAGGCGTTGACTGCATTCCATCTGCTTGCACATACCGAAGGCATCCTTGCTGCATTGGAATCCAGTCACGCCGTGGCCCAGGCCATCACGCTGGCACGTGATCTTCCGAAGGACGCCTTGGTGCTGTGTAACTTGTCCGGTCGTGGTGATAAGGATGTACACACCATCGCCGCGCGTGAAGGTGTACGTGTCTGA
- a CDS encoding phosphoribosylanthranilate isomerase — protein sequence MNRLSYRTRIKFCGMTRVGDVRLASELGVDAVGLIFASGSSRRLTVAQASAIRQTIAPLVDVVALFRNNSADEIHAVVRSVRPTLLQFHGEEEDAFCRTFNVPYLKAIPMAGDEAKRIRTRALYLKYPNAAGFIFDSHVKGGTGGTGQTFDWSRVPADLHHPFLLAGGITPENVFDAIVAKVPWGVDVSSGIELEPGIKDGDKMRHFVEAVRRADYRTLF from the coding sequence ATGAATCGCCTCTCTTACCGTACCCGTATCAAGTTTTGCGGCATGACCCGCGTTGGAGATGTGCGTTTAGCCAGTGAGCTTGGCGTCGATGCGGTGGGACTCATCTTCGCATCTGGTAGCTCTCGTCGGCTGACAGTTGCGCAGGCATCTGCGATACGCCAAACGATTGCGCCGCTGGTCGATGTGGTTGCGCTCTTCCGAAATAACAGTGCCGATGAGATCCACGCCGTTGTGCGCTCGGTGCGTCCAACGTTGCTTCAGTTTCACGGCGAGGAGGAAGACGCATTCTGTCGCACTTTCAACGTGCCGTACCTAAAGGCCATCCCGATGGCGGGTGACGAGGCAAAGCGCATCCGCACGCGGGCCTTGTACTTGAAGTACCCGAATGCGGCTGGCTTCATTTTCGACAGTCATGTTAAGGGTGGCACCGGTGGCACCGGTCAAACGTTCGACTGGTCGCGTGTCCCTGCTGATCTGCACCATCCCTTTCTGCTTGCCGGCGGCATCACCCCGGAAAACGTGTTCGACGCCATCGTTGCTAAGGTGCCTTGGGGCGTAGACGTTTCCAGTGGTATCGAATTGGAGCCGGGCATCAAGGACGGCGACAAGATGCGTCACTTTGTCGAAGCAGTGCGTCGCGCCGACTACCGTACGCTGTTTTGA
- the truA gene encoding tRNA pseudouridine(38-40) synthase TruA has product MRYALGVEYDGSEFLGWQQLGERGPSVQATLQEALASVADVPVRVVCAGRTDAGVHGQCQVVHFDSAVARPSRGWMLGATARLPSSVAVRWCVPMSDDFHARFSACARRYRYRLLNRQVRPALQRQFLSWERRPLDAWAMHAAAQMLLGENDFSAFRSAQCQALHARRELQAISVRRDDEVIEVCVQANAFLHHMVRNIVGSLILVGTGERPMEWIATLLAGRDRTMAGPTASPQGLVFVGPLYPAKWCLPTEVSL; this is encoded by the coding sequence ATGCGTTACGCGTTGGGCGTAGAGTACGACGGCAGTGAGTTTTTGGGCTGGCAACAGTTGGGTGAGAGGGGGCCTAGCGTACAGGCGACATTGCAGGAGGCCCTGGCTTCAGTGGCCGATGTGCCGGTACGGGTGGTGTGTGCCGGTCGTACGGATGCTGGTGTCCATGGCCAGTGTCAGGTTGTGCATTTCGACAGTGCGGTTGCCCGCCCTTCACGCGGCTGGATGCTGGGTGCTACTGCACGGCTGCCGTCTTCGGTGGCAGTACGCTGGTGTGTGCCGATGTCCGATGATTTCCATGCGCGTTTCTCCGCTTGTGCACGCCGTTATCGCTATCGGCTGTTAAACCGTCAGGTGCGGCCGGCGTTGCAGCGTCAATTCTTGAGCTGGGAGCGGCGCCCGCTGGATGCGTGGGCGATGCATGCTGCTGCGCAGATGCTGCTTGGCGAAAACGACTTCAGTGCGTTTCGCAGTGCGCAGTGTCAGGCGCTGCACGCACGCCGTGAGCTTCAGGCGATTTCGGTACGACGCGATGACGAGGTGATCGAGGTATGTGTCCAGGCCAATGCCTTTCTGCATCATATGGTGCGCAATATCGTGGGATCGTTGATTCTGGTTGGGACTGGCGAACGTCCGATGGAATGGATTGCAACATTGCTTGCAGGGCGTGACCGGACCATGGCCGGACCGACCGCCTCACCGCAAGGTTTGGTTTTTGTCGGGCCCTTGTATCCGGCAAAGTGGTGCTTGCCTACCGAGGTGAGTTTATGA
- a CDS encoding FimV/HubP family polar landmark protein, with amino-acid sequence MGKGVLSPVYGLAALFLALCSNAALALGLGDIRVLSKPGQPLVAEIPVISNEAGELDDVRVALASPETFARVGLERPNGFLDDLQFQFAKDGRGRAVVRVTSRQTVQQKAINFLIEVEWRQGRLVREYSALVDAPNTAAAIAEPAIEAPQVAPTNIIVRPQVPSVSVRPPPLAVPVPAPATLDADDALDTTSESADVWGAKSDVGTAGVAPESDAELVTVQRGQTLSKIALQLARQSGRTLDQTMLALLRTNPSAFIGGNINLLKQGVVLRTPTQEALSELGAAEAKAMVREQAAQWRQARASIPQPAESGPGSQSRAVAGPDTATDRLEIAPAVPGDTKKAGTMSGTSNAREGDMPGGEQLQQAREDIASRDAEIQELRSRLIDLEQLRKKQQQLIALKDSELAAAQQHLPKTQAHSRWGGGSIWLFGGAALLFICMVLWWVSRRPKPSPLPQLPSRGLDSEALVVALPENSAAVSRSDFFDMPDQVVREGERIHTPDLGPDRTLVGMYAAANQPIQPQTFVQAHAANFAGQQAGQPGLPAGVRDRLELAVAYLDLGDKETARSLLREVVVTGDDVARAEAAALLNQIA; translated from the coding sequence ATGGGCAAGGGCGTATTAAGCCCGGTATATGGCTTGGCTGCCTTGTTTTTAGCGCTGTGCAGCAATGCTGCGTTGGCGCTAGGGCTGGGTGATATTCGTGTGCTTTCCAAGCCAGGTCAGCCGCTGGTAGCAGAGATCCCGGTTATTTCTAACGAGGCCGGCGAGCTTGATGATGTGCGCGTGGCGCTAGCTTCCCCAGAGACCTTCGCCCGGGTTGGATTGGAGCGACCCAACGGTTTCCTCGACGATTTGCAGTTTCAATTCGCCAAGGATGGCCGCGGTCGCGCGGTTGTTCGGGTGACCAGCAGGCAGACGGTGCAGCAGAAGGCAATCAATTTTCTGATTGAAGTGGAGTGGAGACAAGGGCGGTTAGTACGTGAATACTCGGCTCTGGTTGATGCTCCTAATACTGCCGCAGCAATTGCCGAGCCGGCGATCGAGGCGCCTCAGGTGGCTCCTACCAATATCATTGTGCGTCCACAGGTTCCCAGCGTCAGTGTACGTCCTCCCCCCCTTGCCGTACCTGTGCCTGCCCCTGCCACACTCGATGCGGACGATGCGCTGGATACAACGTCAGAGTCAGCTGACGTGTGGGGAGCGAAATCGGATGTAGGTACAGCGGGCGTTGCGCCGGAATCCGATGCCGAACTGGTCACCGTGCAACGCGGCCAAACTTTATCGAAAATCGCTTTGCAGTTGGCGCGCCAGAGTGGGCGTACCCTCGACCAAACCATGCTGGCGCTGTTGCGTACCAATCCGAGTGCCTTCATTGGTGGCAACATCAACTTGCTTAAACAGGGTGTGGTGCTCCGCACGCCCACGCAGGAGGCGTTGAGCGAGCTCGGTGCCGCCGAAGCAAAGGCAATGGTGCGTGAGCAGGCGGCGCAGTGGCGTCAAGCACGTGCAAGCATCCCGCAGCCAGCCGAATCTGGCCCAGGGTCACAGTCGCGCGCCGTTGCCGGTCCCGATACAGCGACCGATCGACTCGAAATCGCGCCGGCCGTACCCGGTGATACGAAGAAGGCTGGCACTATGAGTGGTACCAGTAATGCAAGAGAGGGCGATATGCCGGGTGGGGAGCAATTGCAACAGGCACGCGAAGACATTGCCAGTCGCGACGCTGAGATTCAAGAGCTGCGTTCCCGACTCATCGACTTGGAACAGCTGCGTAAAAAACAGCAGCAATTGATCGCGTTGAAGGATAGCGAGCTGGCGGCAGCGCAACAGCATTTGCCCAAAACCCAGGCGCATAGCAGGTGGGGGGGGGGCTCGATTTGGCTGTTCGGCGGCGCCGCTCTGCTGTTTATCTGCATGGTGTTGTGGTGGGTTTCCCGTCGTCCCAAGCCTTCGCCGTTGCCTCAGTTACCGTCGCGTGGGTTGGACTCGGAGGCATTGGTTGTAGCGTTGCCTGAAAATTCTGCTGCCGTGTCACGGAGTGATTTTTTTGATATGCCTGATCAGGTGGTGCGTGAGGGTGAACGCATACACACTCCAGACCTCGGTCCCGATCGTACCTTGGTTGGTATGTATGCTGCTGCCAATCAGCCTATTCAGCCTCAGACATTCGTCCAGGCGCATGCCGCCAACTTCGCCGGGCAACAGGCGGGGCAGCCTGGGCTTCCGGCAGGGGTGCGCGATCGTCTGGAATTGGCGGTTGCCTATCTTGATTTGGGGGATAAGGAGACCGCGCGCAGTCTCCTGCGTGAAGTGGTGGTCACCGGAGACGATGTTGCCCGTGCCGAAGCAGCAGCGTTACTCAACCAAATTGCATAA
- a CDS encoding aspartate-semialdehyde dehydrogenase — translation MSSSKSNRYFNIAIVGATGAVGEVMLSILEERDFPVAKLIPLASARSTGVQITFKGEKINVLDLESFDPLGVDIALFSAGGSVSKEYAPKFAAAGVVVIDNSSAFRYEEDVPLVVSEVNPHALKRRPRGIIANPNCSTMQLMPVLAPIHREYRIERINVATYQSVSGGGRSALEELGQQTAQLLAFQEINPQRFPVQIAFNLIPHIDDFQSNGYTKEEMKLVWETQKILEDSNIQVNPTAVRVPVFFGHSEAVNIETQKKVTPEQARALLASAPGVEVVDEWEPGGYPTPVTHASGKDPVFVGRIREDFSHPRGLNLWVVADNIRKGAALNAIQLAELVTSESI, via the coding sequence ATGTCCTCATCCAAATCCAATCGTTATTTCAACATTGCCATCGTTGGTGCGACCGGTGCAGTTGGCGAGGTCATGCTTTCTATCCTGGAAGAGCGTGATTTCCCGGTTGCGAAGCTGATTCCTCTTGCTTCGGCGCGCTCGACGGGTGTTCAGATCACTTTCAAGGGCGAGAAGATCAACGTGCTGGACTTGGAGAGCTTTGACCCGCTCGGTGTGGATATTGCGCTGTTTTCGGCTGGCGGAAGCGTATCTAAAGAGTATGCACCGAAGTTTGCTGCTGCCGGCGTGGTGGTGATCGACAATTCTTCCGCGTTTCGTTACGAGGAGGATGTGCCGTTAGTTGTATCCGAGGTGAACCCACATGCGTTGAAGCGGCGGCCACGTGGCATCATCGCCAATCCGAATTGTTCGACGATGCAGCTGATGCCGGTCTTGGCACCTATCCACAGGGAATATCGCATTGAGCGTATCAATGTCGCCACCTATCAATCCGTGTCTGGTGGCGGTCGCTCGGCGCTGGAGGAGTTGGGACAGCAGACTGCACAGTTGTTGGCGTTTCAAGAGATCAACCCACAACGCTTTCCGGTACAGATCGCTTTCAACTTGATTCCACATATCGACGATTTTCAATCCAACGGCTATACCAAAGAGGAGATGAAGTTGGTTTGGGAGACGCAGAAGATCCTTGAGGACAGCAACATTCAGGTGAATCCAACAGCGGTGCGTGTCCCCGTGTTCTTTGGTCACTCCGAAGCGGTCAATATCGAAACGCAAAAGAAAGTCACTCCGGAGCAGGCGCGTGCGTTGCTGGCCAGTGCGCCAGGTGTTGAAGTTGTCGATGAGTGGGAGCCGGGTGGTTATCCGACCCCTGTCACCCACGCTTCCGGTAAAGACCCGGTGTTTGTTGGTCGCATTCGGGAGGATTTCTCGCATCCACGCGGCTTGAACCTGTGGGTGGTGGCCGACAACATTCGTAAGGGGGCCGCGCTTAATGCAATACAGCTTGCTGAACTAGTGACGAGCGAGTCCATTTGA